The region ttactataaaatgtGGAGATCCTGTTCATTGTATCAATTTGATTTCGACGATAGAAAAAGAGGAACGTGAAGTGATATTCTTTGAGACAATCAACAAAATGAAGTCAATAGTCAAATCGAAGTATATTTATCTTGTCGTATTTAcaggtatttaatattttaatggtttattattatttttttaaattatgtaccatatttcacaaattttaatattttcattattaatttgtatgaaTATAGTTATTTGATACGACAGTATCCATGGTTACCAAGTAACCACcattcttcaaaatttaatgaggtgattgttttaaaagagttgtactattttttgaactatttttgttctcgtgtattaatttaattatgtactaattaaaatacattttcatttcagtTAATATTGTCGCATTCTCCACTGGCTCCTTGATGTCCAGCACATCCTCCCAAATTTCCAAACTGAGTGACATTGAAAATAGCCCTTTGGGTAGAGTCATCACCAGTACCGAAGAAAGTTTGATTGGCTCCCTGTATGCAATCGGCGGAATGTTTGGACCCGTACTGTTGGCGTTACTCTCgtcaaaatttggaaaacGCTGCTCTGTCATAGCGTTGGCCGTGCCTTTTGCGTTTGCTACGCTGACTTACGCCTTTGCGGAgactatttatttgttttatatagcaAGAATTGTTGGTGGTATTGGTATTGCCTCTACATATTCCatacttatattgtatttggcGGAGGTATCAGATAAACATAACAGAGGATTGTGCTCCACatcttttgtaatatttcttaaCTTGGGTATGGTGTTTGCCTACTGCGTATCACCATACACGTCACTGAAGGTTTACAACTTGACTGCGTCTGTGTTTCCTGTAGTATTTGCAGTTGCGTCTTTTCTCATAATTCCGGAATCTCCTTTCGATTTAGTGGCCAACGGTAGAAACGAGGAAGCAAAAGAAGTTCTTGTAAAGCTTCGGGGGACAGATGCGAATATAAAGGAGGAGATACAAGTAATTAGTGATACCATTGCAAAAAACAGTGAAAAAGCTTCTATTAAAGATATGATCAGTTCGAAAGCGGTGAGATCAGcatttgttatttcaatattgttgatgATTAGTCAACAATTCTCTGGATTTTCtgttattttggtttatacgGAACAAATATTTGAGGAAACAAATGGTAGTTTAACACCTGTACAATCTTCAATTGTAATTGGAGTGGTaggattattattttcacCAGTCGCTCCACTGTTCAGTGACAGATTTGGTAGACGAATTTTGCTATTATCATCTATATGTGGATGTTTTCTAATGCTGGTCAGTATTGGAGTGTATTTTTGCCTAAAAGAGACTGGCATTAACGTAGATGCCATATCTTGGTTGCCTATAGTGTGcgtcgttttgtttatattttttaaaaattttggactTATGCCATTAGTTTGGCCAATAGTTACTGAGCTACTGCCACAAAATGTGAAGTCACAAGGTGCTGGCATACTGAATATGCTATCAAATGTATCAAGTTTCGTTGTTACGTTCCTGTTTCCTATAATGCAGGAATCAATGGGATTAGCAGCAATTTTTTGGTTCTATGGGGCAATTATAATGGTGACCGGCAtctactattattttaaattacctgAAACTAAAGGAAAGAGCATGCAGGAAATTCAAGATATTCTTTCGTCATAGAAGATACAACAATTGTGatgttaataaactttttataatattgatgttgaaatattatttctagtatttaattttaaataatttacgatatCACTTAAGTATGTGAtaacaattaaacttttattaaaaaaaattaattaattttaattgtattaatattaacaaattttaaatcaataagacGCACCAGAATGTATCACATAAACAATAGTTGTAAAGGTCAGTTTAAGTGAATTCATATGTACACATAATTCAATACTTATTGAAAGACATTATGTTGTGAATGCAATATTTATGAGTCTCTTGTTCACACCAGTAACTTTAATATGATCTAGTAACTTGAATATAtgcatgaaaatttaaaaaaatgaggtAAATTACCTGTAACCTACTCAGTAAACTGGGTTGCCTATTATTATCGTTGTATATGTGCTGCTttctattatacaaattatcacTTCTAGttgtaatcaatattaaaagaaatatttcatttgttgttttactaattttattaattaaaacacgagttgttttaatttatattcgaaTACAAGAAACACTTAT is a window of Aethina tumida isolate Nest 87 chromosome 7, icAetTumi1.1, whole genome shotgun sequence DNA encoding:
- the LOC109601705 gene encoding facilitated trehalose transporter Tret1-like; the encoded protein is MKSIVKSKYIYLVVFTVNIVAFSTGSLMSSTSSQISKLSDIENSPLGRVITSTEESLIGSLYAIGGMFGPVLLALLSSKFGKRCSVIALAVPFAFATLTYAFAETIYLFYIARIVGGIGIASTYSILILYLAEVSDKHNRGLCSTSFVIFLNLGMVFAYCVSPYTSLKVYNLTASVFPVVFAVASFLIIPESPFDLVANGRNEEAKEVLVKLRGTDANIKEEIQVISDTIAKNSEKASIKDMISSKAVRSAFVISILLMISQQFSGFSVILVYTEQIFEETNGSLTPVQSSIVIGVVGLLFSPVAPLFSDRFGRRILLLSSICGCFLMLVSIGVYFCLKETGINVDAISWLPIVCVVLFIFFKNFGLMPLVWPIVTELLPQNVKSQGAGILNMLSNVSSFVVTFLFPIMQESMGLAAIFWFYGAIIMVTGIYYYFKLPETKGKSMQEIQDILSS